From the genome of candidate division WOR-3 bacterium, one region includes:
- a CDS encoding twin-arginine translocation signal domain-containing protein has protein sequence MNFFFEKIVSRRDFLKKCGLLFLGGFLSSKLIKFANAQEGRLGLIKAQKALYYKKLPKN, from the coding sequence ATGAATTTCTTCTTTGAAAAAATTGTCTCAAGGAGAGATTTTCTGAAAAAATGCGGGCTTCTGTTTCTGGGCGGATTTTTATCATCGAAACTTATAAAATTCGCGAATGCACAGGAAGGCAGACTCGGTTTGATCAAAGCGCAAAAAGCACTGTATTATAAAAAATTACCGAAGAACAA